The Cataglyphis hispanica isolate Lineage 1 chromosome 5, ULB_Chis1_1.0, whole genome shotgun sequence genome has a segment encoding these proteins:
- the LOC126849443 gene encoding nuclear distribution protein nudE-like 1-B, translating into MDIDPPEFSSKDDEIQYWMDLAHQMHQRKYDVERELEEFQENSQMLEKELETSLEQAEKMNTELRQRNTRLATEVEQLRMRLDQQSTDCSMFQGKAQDLQQQHEHLLKYIRELEQKNDDLERAHRINRVTEEEIEAKFNLAIEKNALLESELDEKESLKVIVQRLMDEVRDLKQEIQVHERHHADNNKTVERVRNSIVDSNKLQAELESNSPVSQIVSQTIPSNNTTTSPIKLGHGMVGGVIGNNNNNNNNSQPLPPCTRILAMNMIGDLMRKVGALENKLNTSKNAFREDQVRDLYRTRRQVRSPASGNNNHIRL; encoded by the exons ATGGATATAGATCCACCAGAATTCTCGTCAAAGGACGACGAGATTCAATATTGGATGGATCTAGCTCATCAAATGCATCAAAG AAAATATGATGTTGAACGTGAACTGGAAGAATTTCAAGAGAATTCACAAATGTTGGAGAAAGAATTAGAAACCTCCTTGGAACAAGCAGAAAAAATGAACACGGAATTGAGACAGAGAAATACAAGACTTGCTACAGAAGTTGAACAGTTGAGAATGCGATTAGATCAGCAATCTACAGATTGCTCCATGTTCCAAGGGAAAGCACAAGATTTGCAGCAACAACATGAGCATCTTTTGAAGTATATTAGAGAActtgaacaaaaaaatgacGACTTGGAAAGAGCACACAg GATAAATAGGGTTACGGAAGAGGAAATAGAAGCTAAGTTTAATTTAGCTATAGAAAAGAATGCCTTACTTGAGTCAGAACTTGATGAAAAAGAAAGCCTAAAAGTTATAGTGCAAAGACTTATGGATGAAGTTAGAg atttgaaGCAGGAGATACAAGTACACGAAAGGCATCATGCCGATAATAATAAGACCGTTGAGAGAGTTCGTAATAGCATCGTCGACAGTAACAAGTTACAGGCCGAATTGGAATCAAATTCACCTGTTAGCCAGATAGTTTCACAAACCATACCTTCGAATAACACAACGACTTCGCCAATAAAAC TTGGACATGGGATGGTAGGGGGTGTTATTggaaacaacaataataataataataatagccaACCATTGCCACCCTGTACCAGAATACTGGCAATGAATATGATTGGTGATCTCATGCGAAAAGTCGGG GCATTGGAAAACAAGCTGAATACAAGCAAAAACGCATTTCGAGAAGATCAAGTTCGTGATCTCTACAG
- the LOC126849438 gene encoding 60S ribosomal protein L3 → MSHRKFSAPRHGSMGFYPKKRSQRHRGKVKAFPKDDPSKPVHLTAFIGYKAGMTHVVREADRPGSKVNKKEIVEAVTILETPPMIIVGLVGYIETPHGLRALATVWAEHLSEDCRRRFYKNWYKSKKKAFTKASKKWQDDLGRKSIEADIKKIKKYCSVVRVIAHTQMKLLRQRQKKAHIMEIQLNGGTIEDKVQWAREHLEKPVPINNVFAPDEMIDVIGVTKGKGYKGVTSRWHTKKLPRKTHKGLRKVACIGAWHPSRVSFTVARAGQKGYHHRTEMNKKIYRIGQGIHTKDGKIVKNNASTEYDLTEKTITPMGGFPHYGEVNNDFVMIKGCCMGPKKRVITLRKSLLVHTKRAALEKINLKFIDTSSKFGHGRFQTAADKASFMGQLKKDRLREDQAQATSSAPSTAAAQ, encoded by the exons ATG TCGCATAGAAAATTCAGCGCCCCTCGACATGGGTCGATGGGATTCTACCCGAAGAAGCGATCTCAAAGACATCGCGGAAAGGTGAAAGCTTTCCCGAAGGATGATCCCAGTAAGCCTGTTCACTTGACGGCTTTTATCGGCTACAAAGCCGGTATGACTCACGTTGTTCGAGAAGCCGATCGTCCTGGATcaa AGGTAAATAAGAAGGAGATTGTAGAAGCTGTTACTATCCTTGAAACACCACCAATGATCATAGTTGGTCTTGTTGGATACATTGAAACACCACATGGACTTAGAGCACTCGCTACTGTTTGGGCGGAACATTTGTCGGAGGATTGTCGCAGACGTTTCTATAAAAACTG GTACAAGAGTAAGAAGAAGGCATTTACAAAAGCTTCGAAGAAATGGCAAGATGACCTTGGCCGCAAGTCTATTGAAgctgatataaagaaaattaaaaagtattgcaGCGTTGTTCGCGTTATCGCCCATACTCAg ATGAAGTTGTTAAGGCAACGTCAAAAGAAAGCTCACATCATGGAGATCCAATTGAATGGTGGAACTATTGAAGACAAGGTGCAATGGGCACGCGAACATCTAGAAAAACCTGTGCCTATCAATAACGTATTTGCCCCTGATGAGATGATTGACGTGATTGGAGTTACTAAAGGAAAGGGTTATAAGG GCGTTACATCCAGGTGGCACACTAAGAAATTGCCGCGCAAGACTCATAAGGGTCTGAGGAAGGTCGCTTGTATCGGTGCATGGCATCCAAGCCGTGTGTCCTTTACTGTTGCGCGCGCTGGTCAGAAAGGATATCATCATCGTACAGAGATGAATAAGAAAATCTACAGAATCGGACAAGGCATCCACACCAAGGATggcaaa ATCGTGAAAAATAATGCTTCCACGGAATACGATCTTACCGAGAAGACCATCACGCCCATGGGTGGTTTCCCGCATTATGGTGAAGTGAACAATGATTTCGTTATGATCAAGGGATGCTGCATGGGTCCGAAGAAGCGGGTGATTACTCTAAGAAAA TCTTTGTTAGTGCATACGAAGAGAGCTGCATTGGAAAAGATCAACCTCAAGTTCATTGACACCAGTTCCAAATTTGGACATGGTCGCTTCCAGACCGCCGCTGACAAGGCTTCCTTTATGGGACAACTCAAAAAGGATCGCTTGCGCGAGGATCAAGCGCAAGCCACTAGTTCAGCGCCGAGCACGGCAGCTGCGCAGTAA
- the LOC126849450 gene encoding NADH dehydrogenase [ubiquinone] 1 beta subcomplex subunit 10: MAEKNNPIYKFANALHYVLDTPVTYIREKFVVPNQKKYPWYHQQYRRVPTIDECYTDDVVCYTEANCQFMRDKSVDDEILFILRSRFEQCAFYHGDDDYLCDDLKNTYFDAAGAWFTKYGDMGIGLNVKNAYMKQKHRMIWERRHGPVGSGMRDQATKA, from the exons ATGgcagagaaaaataatccgaTATACAAGTTTGCGAATGCTTTACATTACGTATTAGATACGCCGGTCACTTATATCCGAG agAAATTCGTAGTGCCGAATCAAAAGAAATATCCATGGTACCACCAACAATACCGTCGTGTTCCAACGATCGACGAATGTTACACCGACGACGTGGTCTGTTATACCGAGGCAAATTGTCAATTCATGCGCGATAA ATCAGTAgatgatgaaatattattcatattgaGAAGTCGTTTCGAACAGTGTGCTTTTTATCACGGCGATGACGATTATTTATGCGATGATTTAAAGAATACCTACTTCGACGCGGCTGGTGCATGGTTTACAAAAT ATGGCGATATGGGTATAGGTTTGAAtgttaaaaatgcatatatgaaGCAGAAACATCGTATGATTTGGGAGCGTCGGCATGGTCCAGTAGGTAGTGGCATGAGAGATCAAGCGACTAAGGCGTAG